A stretch of the Papaver somniferum cultivar HN1 chromosome 6, ASM357369v1, whole genome shotgun sequence genome encodes the following:
- the LOC113291108 gene encoding F-box protein At5g07610-like — translation MDEAFVTESEFKTLVLDERNCIDCCFPINIPIDVNRYSRIKFEHSCNGLVLYEVYDVSNYHTIYVVYNPSLKNCRTLPKPPFRKTRVPCVLSFTIAFDPAKSSYYEVLALCDTDTSESIYHIEIYSSKTDSWRDAGDPFPFSPPGRLLVSGMYWNGSVHWIDQWSATLHYFDIECELMKTLAMPTQPYPERDYSRSIVYFKECREHIHLMEMRKDDMPRADIWEMCMDYTGWNVKYNVDLSPLTIVYPSILLDRDFSFRRLGLDVLLIEEGEDSSRLILWILNDKVISFDLENKGFKEMYDVSPDVYVQGFQYMETLAHA, via the coding sequence ATGGATGAAGCATTTGTGACAGAATCAGAATTCAAAACTTTGGTCTTGGATGAACGAAACTGTATTGATTGTTGTTTTCCCATCAATATCCCAATTGATGTTAACCGTTACTCGCGTATTAAATTTGAGCATTCTTGCAATGGTCTTGTTCTTTATGAAGTTTATGATGTATCTAATTATCACACCATTTATGTTGTATACAATCCGTCCCTGAAGAATTGCAGAACCCTTCCTAAACCTCCATTCAGGAAAACTCGTGTCCCATGTGTCTTAAGTTTCACTATAGCTTTTGATCCCGCAAAATCAAGTTACTATGAGGTTCTGGCTCTCTGCGATACAGATACCAGTGAAAGTATATATCATATTGAAATCTACTCTTCCAAGACAGACTCTTGGAGAGATGCAGGAGATCCCTTTCCTTTCTCTCCACCTGGTAGATTATTGGTCTCTGGTATGTATTGGAATGGTTCAGTGCACTGGATCGATCAGTGGAGCGCAACTCTTCATTATTTTGATATTGAATGTGAATTAATGAAGACGCTTGCAATGCCAACGCAGCCGTATCCTGAAAGAGATTATAGTAGGAGTATTGTATACTTTAAAGAGTGCAGGGAACATATTCATCTTATGGAGATGCGTAAAGATGACATGCCCCGAGCTGACATTTGGGAGATGTGTATGGATTATACAGGATGGAATGTCAAGTATAACGTTGATCTTAGTCCATTAACAATTGTATACCCCAGCATTCTACTAGATAGAGATTTTTCATTCCGTCGTTTGGGGTTGGATGTGCTGCTTATTGAGGAAGGCGAAGATTCATCAAGGTTGATATTATGGATACTGAATGACAAGGTGATATCCTTTGACCTTGAAAATAAGGGTTTTAAGGAAATGTATGATGTTAGTCCGGATGTTTATGTACAGGGATTTCAATATATGGAAACACTTGCTCATGCTTGA